CAACTACAGAGGAGATTGAGGTAAGTACAGTAGGgttgagcggggcacaaactaacgcggggttaattgtaacacggctACTTTACACAGGgctgagcaatctgtgcttttggtctttttctcttactgtcaatcagaagatgatctcctgtgaatttgtgaaaagttttgatgtgttttgctattgaacaatatattttttgaatgatggagccaaagccaaaaagcaTTACTTTTTATATATATCCCTGATTGTTTTGTGACAACTAACTTTTTAACTTACATTTAACCTAATCCATTTCTCTAGGATCTGCATCGAAGGATAGATCAGACCCGCAGTTTTCCAGCTCTTGAAGAAAGTCAGTTCAACTATGGCTTCAACTCCGGATACCTTGAGAAAGTTGTTTCTTATTGGAGGAATAATTTTGATTGGAGGAAACAAGTGGACAAACTGAACCGATATCCTCAtttcaaaatcaaaattgatGGTGAGCCTAAAACTATTGtaattatttgcaaaatatcCTGATTTTTCACAGACAGATCAAATAACAGACAacgtgcattaatttctatgtttTGTATGTCTTACAAAGATATCACACCAGAGACACTCAACAACATGAAAACAATCTGTTTCaagtaaaataaacatatttttcttgtttttgtgTATTGTCATCTTTAAAAAGGAATTGATATTCACTATGTCCACGTGAAGCCCAAGAAGCTGCCAGAAGGAACCCGTGCTGTGCCTCTGATGATGGTACATGGATGGCCAGGCTCTTTCTATGAATTTTACGGTATAATCCCTCTGCTTACGGAGCCATCCAGGCCTGATGACATTGTCTTTGAAGTTATTTGTCCCTCCATACCTGGCTATGGTTTCTCTGAAGCCCCTCATAAGAAAGGTAAAGAGCTAGATAGCATTGTATTATTGCCACAAAAATCATGGGTAAAACAATGTTTAGATTGAATGcactttggattaaagtgtcTGGTAAAAGCATAAACGTAAAGTACATGTAGTTAAGAGTACTTTGTTGGgtaggtacactgtaaaaaaaattccgtagaaattgcagctgggttgccggtaatttaccgtagatttaaatttatgttttttactggcaatattttgttcaaagttaaatgaacattaaacatttacaagtctttgtctttacagagtaaaactaaaaaaacagtatcaagcaaaacattctgggaaacaaaatctgaagcaaaaaacagaaaaaggttgatgatgacttCTGGTTCCTAGAAtcctttgcatgaggctgttattgtatagttttattctgtaaagataaagacttgttaatatttaaaatttatttaactttgaacaaactcttgccagtaaataacataaatgtaaatctacggtaaattaccggcaacccagctgcaataacattgcaatttctacggatttttttttacagtgtactcttCAAGTGCACATACTGTAAAATGCAGTGCAACCTTAAATATTTATCATTACGTTATGAGATTTTGATGGTCATATTGTTTTTGTACAGGTTTTGACTCGGTGTGTACAGCTCACATATTCAATAAACTGATGAAGCGACTTGGTTTCGATCAATTCTACGTTCAAGGAGGAGATTGGGGTTATCTTATCACTACTAATATGGCCCAGCTGGAGCACAAGTatgataaaatgttttattacagtaaatcATAATGTAGTGCTGTGGGTTAGTAGCCTTGTTtgtctgaggtttaattacacaaaatgtaatatatttttttctatataaaatGTCTTCAAAACTGGCATCTCATGCCACCCAATTTTAAAACCACTGCATTAAATCATTAATGCACTACATCTGTGGTTTACAAAGTGGTCTTGACAAACTATCTAGTGTGCCTTTGAAAACCAGAGTAAGAAACCCGGTTGAGATCACTGATGATGGATGAGTATCATAGAAAAATATAAGAATTGATGAAAATAATCAGTTCTTTCTTTTGTTCCAAAATtatctatttttatttttctatcaATACTGACCATTGGCCATCTTTTTCCTCAGCACCGTAAAAGGTCTCCATATTAACTTTGCTGCCCCTGAACCAGGCCTTCTCATGGTGTTGTCTTTACTATTTGGGCGATGGTTTCCCAAACTATTTGGCTTTACTGAGCATGATTTGAAACGTATCTTTCCCTGTGTGAAGAAGCTTGTGGTGGATGTCATTAAAGAAACTGGATATGTGCACATACAAGCCACCAAACCTGACACTGCGGGTAAGAATCACAATGTGGatcttcaaactttactttacttttatgTTACAAAACACGATTAACACGTGTAAATCTGATGTCACATGAGACATGTTGATCAGTCATATATGATTTGAACCCTGACTGTGTTACATAGGACGTGGATTGAATGACTCTCCTGTTGGTTTGGCTGCCTACATATTGGAGAAGTTTTCAACCTGGACCGATCCTGAATTTAGGGATCTTGAGGATGGTGGATTGGAGAGGTAATAATATTACAGTTTATTGTAAAAGGTATTTGTAATACACTATATTGCCAAAAGTTTTGGGACACCTGCCTTTATATGCATATGAATCTGAAAGACATCCCTTTCTTATTCCATAGGGTTTAAAAAGGAGTTGGCCCACCCAACCATAACTGCTTCAACTCTTCTTGGAAGACTTTCTACAAGGTTTAGGAGCGTGTTTATGGGAATTTTGACCATTCTTCTGAAAGCACATTTGTAGGGTCAGTCACTGATGTTGGACGAGAAGGCCTCACTCGTAGTCTCCGCTCGAATTCATCCCAAAGATGTTTTATTGGGTTGAAGTCAGGACTCAGTACAGGCCAGTCATGTTTCTCCACACCAAACTCGCTCATCTATGTCTTTATGGACCTTGCTTGGTGCACAGTCATGTTGGTACAGCAAGGGGCAATTCCCAAACTTTTCCTACATAGTTGGGAGCATGGAATTGTCTAAAATATCTTTGTATGAGGAATCATTAAGAGTTCAGTCAAGCCAGTCAAGTTCCTCCACACCAAACTCGCTCATCCATGTCCTTATGGACCTTACTTTGTGCACTGTTGCACAGTCGTGTTGGAACAGGAAGGGACCATCGCTAAACTATTCCTACAAAGTTGGGAGCATGAAATTGTCTAAAATATCTTTGTATGATGAAGCATTAAGAGTTCATTTCACAGGAACTAAAGTCCAACCCTTGAAAAAGGTGGGGTGTCCCAAAACTTTTGGCAATATAgtgtaaaaatatatgtatttatcaatattaatgtgttgctaaggagatctttaaaggtgattttctcaatatttagaatTTTGGCACTCTCAGATTTCCAAATAGTGTATCTCTAATAAACCATACATCAAAGGAaagcttattaaagaaaattgtTATGATCTAGATTTGTGGTCCAGGTTCACATATGTGTTTGGTAAATATTGCTAATTGTCCAACAGGAAGTTTTCTCTTGATGATCTACTGACAAATGTGATGATCTACTGGACCTCAAGGTCCATTATATCCTCAATGCGGTTCTACAAGGAGAATTTTAGCAAAGGTCCCGATCAGGCCCATACAAAGTAAGAGAaactatatttaaatgtttaattaaatgCTACTTAATTTTGTaggtttatgttgtttttcaaaaaaatgcaaaatgcatGGTCTCAAAAAAACATCTAAGATGTACACTACCAGTCAAAAATGTAGAAACACTTGTTcttgatttatattttttccacattacagaataataatagACTTGTCCAAACCATGGCATAACAACAATGTAACTGTGGGAATTATTATGGTTACTACAAAAATtcaaaactgttatattttatcatctgGAGTGCAGTCACCCTTTGCTTAGAAATTGCAAAACCATACTCGTCATTTTATCAAGAAGCTTCGTGAAGTTTCACCTTAGGATGCGGGTTCACATTTAATCTGGGCTCTTAGTGGCAGCTTTTCCTTCAATATTCTGTCTAAGTCATCCatttcaaaaataattttttaaaataaaattttcgtTTTTAATAACCAACTTAATCTGTTTGGCACAGctatttttgtctacaaaaatCATTTCAAGCATTTAAAGGCGTggtgcgtgatttttgaaaaacactttggaagaGTGAgttgggccgactaccaaaacacttgtagccaatcagcagtaaggggcgtgtctagtAACCAACATCATCAAGTAAagaggcttgttcgacttcatgcggtgcCGCAAGAACCgccagccggatgacgtcaaagttccgcgagagcgatttaaatgCAAACTGCTCCCCGTATGATTTCGGGAATtgctctcgctgtactttgacgtcattcagctgtcggttcttgcggcaccaaatgaagtcgaacaagccttacatcattattttttaacacgtATTTCAGTTTGAAGACGCCCTAAAATTGGGAAACGTCTCTTTTTGTTCTGCAGATACCTTCTCAAAAAAGCATTTGGGAATCGCCCACTCAATTTGAGCCAATCAGACAAAGAGGTGGAAAAACATCTATTTTAGTTTGAAGACGACCTCctcgaca
The nucleotide sequence above comes from Paramisgurnus dabryanus chromosome 12, PD_genome_1.1, whole genome shotgun sequence. Encoded proteins:
- the LOC135737846 gene encoding epoxide hydrolase 1-like gives rise to the protein MYIELAVALVLGAVVALVFLRRKKKGPLKAQDNWWGVGSRPQEPEDDSIRPFNIETTTEEIEDLHRRIDQTRSFPALEESQFNYGFNSGYLEKVVSYWRNNFDWRKQVDKLNRYPHFKIKIDGIDIHYVHVKPKKLPEGTRAVPLMMVHGWPGSFYEFYGIIPLLTEPSRPDDIVFEVICPSIPGYGFSEAPHKKGFDSVCTAHIFNKLMKRLGFDQFYVQGGDWGYLITTNMAQLEHNTVKGLHINFAAPEPGLLMVLSLLFGRWFPKLFGFTEHDLKRIFPCVKKLVVDVIKETGYVHIQATKPDTAGRGLNDSPVGLAAYILEKFSTWTDPEFRDLEDGGLERKFSLDDLLTNVMIYWTSRSIISSMRFYKENFSKGPDQAHTKIPVYVPAAMASFPNEVKHSPKLWVKQKYLNLKTYTPMARGGHFAAMEEPQLLAEDVQKFVKIVERKMKRG